One Fusarium poae strain DAOMC 252244 chromosome 4, whole genome shotgun sequence DNA window includes the following coding sequences:
- a CDS encoding hypothetical protein (BUSCO:9105at5125), whose amino-acid sequence MATAFGPERLSGPSSGPAFDSPADRFAASMNSLNGSQSLDCSAQPDEPPPNPPFVFPAQPPGSASAPSSFSRATGRRPMSAIETPNFSFGFSAENAERHARSALPDFSFNPGAMLSPDRENNFLLTPPISPHSPRNGASQQRPGGHGHRRGGSEFVGGRLREGNSIAIMSTSPTKSENGLVSPTFQPPPRRGHRRGISGAISTNDLPILQPPVFDSAGRGNSAPTSPTDYERPNNQGPLKLDEQITLDPEPVPKPEASKQITDPVVKSSPDSSPKNSKARVGFSDTLEFIPRPLSLVSNETSSTVTARPGHSLSGSISSIVSANSPSGRDSPSPLSQTPTREISDSRPSTAGAVLENTHDLTNAACSPKRRNSIPTLLNFADVPKAEDPEPSPTRKRWSFFAREHSSGNTSPGKARPQSAGSLDLLTKMAPASSNRFDATNETLDATPVKPKSSKKSKKKKKKVKGWAGAILPRKPKSHNKRSKSEGGCTPSAPVPTVARYEGEDQMYGEPELLQISTPTLMVTESPDPPQEDAVPKRSVDESAYPMIDLDAALGPFNTPLPLNPEWEAAQRAAGGAGKRRLHSAQGMKGFSGPGMHYHRRAESAPDLPPFDPGRAGMHRYNSSSTMADVFEEDEEDDDDNARSGTTDDSSEEETDSDSDATPPAGAVRDTLRNSQDKLLVHSMKRTTSSLSDKDQVFSSTVRGERSRSSLHESVIAEEFPSVIFRSPFMPAERCDTADSAHSSLKRFSAHNDLSPGEVSPLHLPAPANVPNSPYAISYSSSFPSPRSPMSVDVQRISTAPSSVADENNFRSLLLMGEPGPEVRVSVDYDIPSLTSSNSTMTRESMFLPGQRQSQPTLREPRPVSVSSAFGRRRSSLASLSRLISSSHGERSKLSMEVTLDSDENKKTKSSRTKKLGRMMQFWKPTKEKEPIKEKENDTK is encoded by the coding sequence ATGGCAACCGCATTTGGCCCCGAGCGGCTATCAGGCCCATCTTCTGGTCCAGCATTCGACAGCCCTGCCGACCGATTTGCTGCTTCGATGAATTCACTAAATGGATCTCAGTCACTCGACTGCAGCGCCCAACCTGATGAACCGCCTCCAAACCCTCCATTCGTCTTTCCAGCTCAACCGCCCGGCTCAGCATCCGCACCTTCATCCTTTTCAAGAGCGACAGGACGTCGTCCTATGTCGGCTATCGAGACTCCCAACTTCAGTTTTGGATTTTCCGCTGAGAATGCGGAGAGACATGCTCGGTCAGCATTACCAGATTTCAGCTTCAACCCTGGTGCAATGCTTTCCCCAGACCGTGAGAACAACTTTCTCTTGACTCCTCCCATTTCCCCTCATTCTCCCAGGAATGGTGCATCACAACAGAGACCCGGCGGTCATGGTCATCGGAGGGGCGGTAGCGAATTTGTCGGAGGCCGCCTTCGTGAGGGCAATTCAATTGCCATTATGAGCACTAGTCCAACAAAGTCCGAGAATGGACTTGTGTCGCCAACATTTCAACCCCCGCCGAGGAGAGGTCACCGAAGAGGTATTTCAGGCGCCATCTCGACAAATGATCTGCCTATCCTCCAACCACCCGTTTTCGATTCTGCCGGTCGTGGGAACAGTGCACCGACAAGCCCGACTGACTATGAGCGACCAAACAACCAAGGACCTCTTAAACTCGACGAACAAATTACGCTTGATCCTGAACCAGTGCCTAAACCGGAGGCTTCGAAACAAATTACGGACCCGGTCGTAAAATCCTCGCCTGACAGCAGTCCCAAGAACTCCAAAGCTCGCGTTGGATTCTCTGACACACTCGAGTTCATACCACGACCATTGTCTCTTGTATCGAACGAGACATCTAGCACTGTAACAGCGCGACCTGGGCATTCTTTATCTGGCAGTATTTCATCCATCGTATCAGCGAACTCGCCTAGTGGTCGTGATAGTCCATCACCCTTATCTCAAACACCAACTCGCGAGATATCAGATTCCCGACCAAGCACAGCAGGTGCTGTACTTGAGAATACTCACGATTTGACCAACGCAGCCTGCTCACCGAAGCGCCGAAATTCAATTCCAACTCTCCTCAATTTCGCCGATGTTCCCAAGGCCGAAGACCCTGAACCCAGTCCAACTAGAAAACGTTGGTCGTTTTTTGCTAGAGAGCACTCGAGTGGCAACACATCTCCCGGCAAGGCACGACCGCAGAGCGCTGGCTCACTTGATCTATTGACAAAGATGGCGCCTGCATCCAGTAATAGATTTGACGCCACTAACGAAACCCTTGATGCGACGCCAGTCAAGCCCAAGAGCAGCAAAAAGagtaagaagaagaagaagaaggtcaaAGGGTGGGCTGGCGCTATTCTGCCGCGCAAACCCAAGTCACACAACAAACGCTCGAAATCAGAAGGCGGTTGCACTCCATCTGCCCCAGTGCCCACCGTTGCCCGATATGAGGGCGAGGATCAGATGTATGGAGAGCCAGAGCTATTGCAGATTTCAACTCCTACACTCATGGTCACGGAGTCTCCCGATCCTCCTCAGGAGGACGCGGTACCAAAACGATCAGTAGATGAATCAGCGTATCCCATGATTGATTTGGATGCAGCTCTAGGTCCCTTCAACACACCATTGCCTCTGAATCCTGAATGGGAGGCCGCCCAGCGCGCAGCTGGCGGCGCTGGAAAGCGACGACTTCACAGTGCACAGGGTATGAAGGGCTTCAGCGGCCCTGGGATGCATTATCACCGTCGTGCGGAATCCGCTCCCGATCTGCCTCCTTTTGACCCCGGTCGTGCTGGTATGCACCGTTACAACAGCAGCTCCACCATGGCTGATGTGTttgaagaggacgaggaggatgatgacgataaTGCTAGATCTGGAACAACAGATGACTCCTccgaagaagagactgactcCGACAGTGACGCTACGCCTCCGGCTGGTGCTGTTCGGGATACTCTTCGTAATTCCCAGGACAAGTTATTAGTACACAGCATGAAACGAACTACCTCCAGTCTGAGTGACAAAGATCAAGTTTTCAGCAGCACGGTCCGAGGCGAACGCTCAAGGTCGTCCCTCCACGAAAGTGTCATCGCTGAGGAGTTTCCAAGCGTAATATTTCGTTCGCCATTCATGCCTGCGGAACGATGCGACACTGCTGATTCGGCTCACTCGTCACTCAAAAGGTTCTCTGCCCACAACGACCTTTCCCCCGGCGAAGTCAGTCCGTTGCACCTTCCAGCGCCAGCCAACGTACCAAATAGTCCTTACGCCATCAGCTACTCGTCCTCGTTCCCGTCGCCAAGGTCACCCATGTCTGTTGATGTGCAGCGAATTTCAACAGCTCCCTCGTCGGTAGCTGATGAGAACAACTTCCGGTCTCTGCTGTTGATGGGAGAGCCTGGTCCCGAGGTTCGCGTTTCGGTGGATTACGATATTCCTTCACTGACATCGAGCAACTCTACGATGACGCGAGAAAGTATGTTTCTCCCAGGTCAGCGCCAATCACAACCCACGCTTCGAGAGCCTCGCCCCGTATCCGTGTCGTCTGCCTTTGGGCGTCGAAGATCAAGCCTGGCTAGTCTCAGCCGTCTCATCAGCAGCTCACATGGTGAACGGAGCAAGCTGTCGATGGAAGTCACACTGGATAGCgacgagaacaagaagaCAAAGAGCAGCCGAACAAAGAAGCTGGGCCGCATGATGCAGTTCTGGAAGCCcaccaaggagaaggagcccatcaaggagaaagaaaacgaTACTAAATAA
- a CDS encoding hypothetical protein (TransMembrane:1 (o120-143i)), translated as MGFLDWNDGASVLSTRTSSRRHKSSRSHKKRSRSNSSERGRGFAESIFGGGDRYGKHNASRASFFGLGGGNSSRSSFFGNSRSSYYKRSPRQGFVQKTYKQLKRLLRDLVHWAKRHPWKVFFMVIMPLVTGGALTALLARFGLRIPPAIERMLGVASKAATGDSSGLVGEAVRMASGFGGNTSVRVERDTHSFSSGGGGDSWGGGLADMARKWM; from the exons ATGGGCTTCCTCGATTGGAACGATGGTGCCTCTGTCCTGTCAACCCGAACTTCATCTCGTCGACACAAGTCTTCTCGCTCTCACAAGAAGCGCTCACGATCAAACTCGAGTGAGCGTGGACGCGGCTTCGCAGAGTCCATCTTTGGTGGCGGCGACCGTTATGGGAAGCACAATGCTTCTCGCGCTTCCTTCTTTGGACTCGGAGGCGGCAACAGCAGCCGCTCCAGCTTTTTTGGAAATA GTCGCTCCTCTTACTACAAACGTTCCCCTCGTCAGGGCTTCGTTCAAAAGACCTACAAGCAGCTCAAGCGTCTCCTCCGCGATCTGGTTCATTGGGCCAAGCGCCACCCATGGAAGGTTTTCTTCATGGTCATCATGCCCCTCGTCACCGGCGGAGCTCTGACTGCCCTCCTCGCTCGCTTCGGCTTGCGCATCCCACCCGCCATTGAGCGCATGCTCGGCGTAGCCTCCAAGGCTGCCACGGGCGACTCGTCCGGTCTTGTGGGCGAAGCTGTCCGCATGGCCAGTGGTTTTGGCGGCAACACTTCTGTTCGCGTGGAGCGCGATACGCACTCATTCAGcagcggtggtggtggcgacTCATGGGGTGGTGGTCTTGCTGATATGGCCAGAAAGTGGATGTGA
- a CDS encoding hypothetical protein (TransMembrane:1 (o35-54i)): MSPITLCHRSPTKKQLGAVEARRAHNPEVTGSKPVAAMVTIFLRFLSLFISHLFTESGGSYTLTERLFATTESSLAQWKRAGLITRRSLDRNQ; the protein is encoded by the exons ATGTCACCCATCACCTTATGCCATAGG TCACCAACAAAAAAGCAGCTTGGCGCAGTGGAAGCGCG CCGGGCTCATAACCCGGAGGTCACTGGATCGAAACCAGTAGCTGCTATGGTTACAATTTTTTTGCGGTTCCTTTCACTTTTCATCAGTCACCTTTTCACAGAGAGTGGAGGCTCATATACCCTAACCGAGAGACTGTTTGCCACCACAGAAAGCAGCTTGGCGCAGTGGAAGCGCG CCGGGCTCATAACCCGGAGGTCACTGGATCGAAACCAGTAG